A single region of the Polymorphum gilvum SL003B-26A1 genome encodes:
- a CDS encoding dioxygenase, which produces MIIERQEQVTEAVLEVMRQTRDPRLREIMVSLVTHLHSFIREARLTEEEFRKATAILNEIGKLTSDTHNEAVLMAGSLGVSSLVCLLNNGNDGTTETTQNLLGPFWRLNSPRVEDGGSILRSGTPGDPMFVTFTLVDRAGQPVAGAEVDIWHSSPTGLYENQDPEQADMNLRGKFITDPDGRIRFRSVRPAGYPIPTDGVVGRLLAAQDRHPYRPAHVHCLAFKQGFKTLITQIYADDDPRLESDVQFGVTRATTSHFARHDEPHPDDPAIVCPWYSLDHTLVMEPGVATLPQPPIR; this is translated from the coding sequence ATGATCATCGAGCGCCAGGAACAGGTCACCGAAGCGGTGCTGGAGGTGATGCGCCAAACCCGCGACCCGCGCCTGCGTGAAATCATGGTGTCGCTGGTCACGCACCTGCACAGCTTCATCCGCGAGGCCCGCCTGACGGAAGAGGAATTCCGCAAGGCGACCGCCATCCTCAATGAGATCGGCAAGCTGACCAGCGACACGCACAACGAGGCCGTGCTGATGGCCGGTTCCCTCGGCGTCTCCTCGCTCGTCTGCCTGCTCAACAACGGCAACGACGGCACCACGGAAACCACCCAGAACCTGCTCGGCCCGTTCTGGCGCCTGAATTCGCCGCGCGTCGAGGACGGCGGCTCGATCCTGCGCAGCGGCACGCCCGGCGATCCGATGTTCGTCACCTTCACCCTGGTCGACAGGGCTGGCCAGCCGGTCGCCGGTGCCGAGGTCGACATCTGGCACTCGTCCCCGACGGGGCTTTACGAAAACCAGGATCCGGAGCAGGCCGACATGAACCTGCGCGGCAAGTTCATCACCGATCCCGACGGACGGATCCGGTTCCGCTCGGTTCGCCCGGCGGGCTATCCGATCCCGACCGACGGGGTCGTCGGCCGCCTCCTCGCCGCCCAGGACCGGCATCCCTATCGGCCTGCGCACGTGCACTGTCTCGCCTTCAAGCAGGGGTTCAAGACCCTCATCACCCAGATCTATGCTGACGACGACCCGCGGCTCGAGAGCGACGTCCAATTCGGCGTGACCCGGGCAACGACCAGCCATTTCGCGCGCCACGACGAGCCGCATCCCGATGACCCTGCGATCGTTTGCCCTTGGTATTCGCTGGACCATACGCTGGTCATGGAACCCGGTGTCGCCACGCTGCCGCAGCCGCCGATCCGCTGA
- a CDS encoding LacI family DNA-binding transcriptional regulator — MTKHSKPGFVSALQVAERAGVSRSAVSRTFTPGASVSAETRRKVLRAAEELGYEVNDLARGLLANQSRLVGLVVTNPEEGFRAFLVAALARALIARGSVPVLINTGRTPEDLLAAQKVLLRHRAEATVILSGTPPTEFAQLARRNGQPLVVIGRSEPDADHVRAGNSEASRRIARLLVESGRTVLGMVGSRSGTPSVVEREASFTEEAERLGATVITARGCDSVYEGGREAARTLLRSQRRPEAVFCVNDPMAFGVLDVLRHEAGLRVPEDVAVVGFDNVPEAGWASFDLTTFWQDPEAIAAAAVSLIEARQHDPQRPLQRLRVVPELVIRGSFVPRGAPR; from the coding sequence ATGACCAAGCATTCCAAGCCCGGATTTGTCAGCGCCCTGCAGGTTGCCGAGCGGGCAGGGGTCTCCCGTTCGGCCGTGTCGCGCACCTTTACCCCCGGCGCGAGCGTTTCGGCAGAAACCCGCCGCAAGGTCCTGCGCGCGGCCGAGGAACTCGGTTACGAGGTCAATGACCTGGCGCGCGGGCTGCTCGCCAACCAGAGCCGCCTGGTTGGTCTGGTGGTGACCAACCCCGAGGAGGGTTTCCGTGCCTTCCTCGTCGCAGCGCTTGCCCGGGCCTTGATCGCCCGCGGCAGTGTGCCGGTGCTCATCAACACCGGTCGAACGCCCGAAGACTTGCTTGCGGCGCAGAAGGTGCTGCTGCGCCACCGTGCCGAGGCGACCGTCATCCTGTCGGGCACGCCGCCGACCGAATTCGCCCAGCTTGCCCGGCGCAATGGCCAGCCCCTGGTCGTTATCGGCCGCTCCGAGCCCGACGCCGACCATGTCCGCGCCGGTAACTCGGAGGCGTCCCGGCGCATCGCGCGGCTGTTAGTCGAAAGCGGCCGGACTGTGCTCGGCATGGTCGGGTCGCGCAGCGGCACGCCAAGCGTCGTCGAGCGCGAGGCCTCGTTCACGGAGGAGGCCGAGCGCCTTGGCGCGACCGTCATCACCGCGCGCGGCTGCGATTCCGTCTACGAGGGAGGCCGGGAGGCCGCCCGCACGCTTCTGCGGAGCCAGCGGCGTCCGGAAGCGGTCTTCTGCGTCAACGACCCGATGGCCTTCGGCGTTCTCGACGTGCTGCGCCACGAGGCCGGCCTGCGTGTGCCCGAGGATGTTGCCGTGGTCGGCTTCGACAACGTGCCCGAGGCCGGCTGGGCTTCCTTCGACCTGACCACCTTCTGGCAGGATCCGGAGGCGATCGCTGCCGCGGCGGTCAGCCTGATCGAAGCGCGCCAGCACGATCCGCAGCGTCCGCTTCAGCGCCTGCGCGTCGTCCCCGAACTTGTCATCCGCGGCAGCTTCGTCCCGCGGGGCGCGCCGCGTTGA
- the uxuA gene encoding mannonate dehydratase, whose protein sequence is MQQTWRWFGPADPVSLADIRQAGATGVVTALHDLPNGTVWPMEAIAARKVEIEAAGLTWSVVESIPVHEDIKTGAPGWERHARAWAETVRNLAACGITRVCYNFMPVIDWTRTELAYELADGARCLRFDHVRYAAFDLFVLGRAGAGADHSPETVAAARVAFEAMTPTDIEALTKTIIAGLPGSEESYSLEGFRQRLSAYEDLDAQALRRNLAAFLTIVVPVAEAAGALLAIHPDDPPRSLFGLPRIVSTIDDMAAIAAMVDSPANGFTLCTGSYGVRADNDIVAMIERFGDRIHFLHLRTTKREADGLSFHEAAHLDGDVDMVAVIRAIHALERRRGCLLPMRPDHGHQILDDLRKSSTPGYPAIGRLRGLAELRGVERAVQALT, encoded by the coding sequence ATGCAGCAGACATGGCGCTGGTTCGGGCCGGCCGATCCGGTTTCGCTCGCCGACATCCGACAGGCCGGAGCGACCGGGGTCGTCACCGCCTTGCACGACCTCCCCAACGGAACCGTCTGGCCGATGGAGGCCATCGCGGCGCGCAAGGTCGAAATCGAAGCGGCCGGCCTGACCTGGTCGGTGGTCGAGAGCATCCCGGTGCACGAGGATATCAAGACCGGCGCGCCGGGGTGGGAACGCCATGCTCGGGCCTGGGCGGAGACGGTGCGCAACCTCGCCGCCTGCGGCATCACCCGCGTCTGCTACAATTTCATGCCGGTGATCGATTGGACCCGGACGGAGCTTGCCTACGAGCTTGCGGACGGCGCGCGGTGCCTGCGCTTCGATCATGTCCGCTACGCGGCCTTCGACCTGTTTGTCCTCGGCCGCGCCGGAGCCGGGGCCGACCATTCGCCGGAGACGGTCGCCGCCGCGCGGGTCGCATTCGAGGCGATGACGCCGACCGACATCGAAGCGCTGACGAAGACCATCATCGCGGGGCTGCCGGGCTCGGAGGAAAGCTATTCACTGGAGGGCTTCCGCCAGCGCCTTTCCGCCTATGAAGACCTTGATGCGCAGGCCCTGCGCCGCAACCTTGCAGCGTTCCTGACCATCGTCGTGCCGGTGGCGGAGGCTGCGGGAGCGCTTCTCGCGATCCATCCCGACGATCCGCCGCGGTCCCTGTTCGGCCTACCGCGCATCGTTTCGACGATCGACGACATGGCAGCGATCGCGGCGATGGTCGACAGTCCGGCCAACGGCTTCACCCTATGCACGGGGTCCTACGGCGTGCGTGCCGACAACGACATCGTTGCCATGATCGAGCGGTTCGGCGACCGGATCCACTTCCTGCATCTGCGGACGACGAAGCGGGAGGCCGACGGATTGAGCTTCCATGAGGCGGCCCATCTCGATGGCGATGTCGACATGGTCGCGGTGATCCGGGCGATCCATGCGCTGGAACGCCGACGCGGCTGCCTGCTGCCGATGCGTCCGGACCACGGTCACCAGATCCTCGACGACCTGCGCAAGTCTTCGACGCCCGGCTATCCGGCGATCGGCCGTCTGCGCGGACTCGCCGAATTGCGCGGGGTCGAACGGGCGGTGCAGGCTCTGACCTGA
- a CDS encoding extracellular solute-binding protein, which translates to MMKKTAFAAFALALASVPATAAELTVITAGDQNMVDYVNEYLGPLFEELHPGTKVRAVGTGPGDAGSQKILERFEAQAKAGVQTWDTDVAVVHEKFAGPMVKEGYLANYRGSIETGALVTRANARMALGTEVDGYVMPMFNSQTAIAYNPALVPNPPRSYEDLRAWAAANPKQFGYNGIKGGASGVSFVMGWIYAFGDGDADKLMNGPFEEAETKKWDAALASLKDFTANATLTPGNAGTLDMLARGEIAMGPVWVDMFYSWKANGQLPPELKLILPAPGMPGQPMHYVIPAKAPNKELAEAFVALATSPKVQAKGIVEKFNWYPGIDAAHVQAELDPATWDKLFVEITPEDLATKGKPFPVAPYNSAILEAYERTVN; encoded by the coding sequence ATGATGAAAAAGACTGCCTTTGCCGCATTCGCGCTCGCCCTGGCCTCGGTGCCGGCGACCGCAGCCGAGCTGACGGTCATCACGGCCGGCGATCAGAACATGGTCGACTACGTCAACGAGTATCTCGGCCCGCTGTTCGAGGAACTGCATCCGGGAACTAAGGTCCGGGCTGTGGGCACCGGCCCGGGCGATGCCGGCTCGCAGAAGATCCTCGAGCGCTTCGAGGCGCAGGCCAAGGCCGGCGTCCAGACCTGGGACACCGACGTCGCCGTCGTGCACGAGAAGTTCGCCGGCCCGATGGTCAAGGAGGGCTACCTCGCCAACTATCGCGGCAGCATCGAGACCGGCGCCCTGGTCACCCGCGCCAACGCCAGGATGGCGCTCGGCACCGAGGTCGATGGCTACGTCATGCCGATGTTCAACTCGCAGACGGCGATCGCCTACAATCCGGCGCTCGTCCCCAACCCGCCCAGGAGCTACGAGGACCTGCGTGCCTGGGCGGCCGCCAATCCCAAACAGTTCGGCTACAACGGCATCAAGGGCGGCGCGTCCGGCGTCAGCTTCGTCATGGGCTGGATCTACGCCTTTGGCGACGGCGATGCCGACAAGCTGATGAACGGCCCGTTCGAGGAAGCGGAGACCAAGAAGTGGGACGCCGCCCTCGCCAGCCTGAAGGACTTCACCGCCAACGCCACGCTGACTCCGGGCAACGCCGGCACGCTCGACATGCTCGCCCGCGGCGAGATCGCCATGGGTCCGGTCTGGGTCGACATGTTCTACAGCTGGAAAGCGAACGGCCAGCTGCCGCCGGAACTGAAGCTGATACTGCCGGCCCCCGGCATGCCCGGACAGCCGATGCACTACGTCATCCCCGCCAAGGCGCCCAACAAGGAGCTGGCGGAGGCGTTCGTCGCTCTGGCAACGAGCCCGAAGGTCCAGGCCAAGGGCATCGTCGAGAAGTTCAACTGGTATCCGGGCATCGATGCCGCGCATGTCCAGGCCGAACTCGACCCGGCGACCTGGGACAAGCTGTTCGTCGAGATCACCCCGGAGGATCTGGCCACCAAGGGCAAGCCGTTCCCGGTCGCGCCCTACAACAGCGCCATCCTGGAAGCCTATGAGCGCACGGTGAACTGA
- a CDS encoding inositol monophosphatase family protein: MPLDLDSNARHALAQTVIRQAGDLAVGYFAHLDTLVCETKQNGQDVASEADRAVEDLVRQAVCAAFPNDGFLGEEKGFATGTSGYVWIVDPIDGTSCFLHGLRDWCISLALVKDGSCELGMVCQPSTGEFFAAVAGQGAFLNGAPIGVDRAARIDAALLGMGANFRIPVVQVTAFVAELLGAGGMFIRSGSGALMLAHVACGRLAGYYEPHINVWDCMAGLLLIREAGGWTADYPGEEGWLDGGPVIACAPQLRDALTRLVERSLERAKTLGSDQGQARGDIDTYQGTGAPA, from the coding sequence ATGCCTCTTGATCTTGACAGCAATGCCCGCCATGCCCTTGCACAGACTGTGATCCGCCAGGCGGGCGATCTTGCCGTCGGCTATTTTGCCCACCTCGACACGCTTGTGTGCGAGACCAAGCAGAACGGCCAGGATGTTGCCTCCGAGGCCGACCGGGCGGTCGAGGACCTGGTCCGCCAGGCGGTGTGTGCTGCGTTTCCGAATGACGGGTTTCTCGGCGAGGAGAAAGGCTTTGCGACAGGGACGAGCGGCTATGTGTGGATCGTCGACCCGATCGACGGAACGAGTTGCTTCCTGCATGGACTGAGGGACTGGTGCATCTCCCTCGCCCTCGTCAAGGACGGCTCCTGCGAATTGGGGATGGTCTGTCAGCCGTCGACCGGGGAGTTCTTTGCCGCCGTCGCAGGGCAGGGCGCCTTTCTCAATGGTGCGCCGATCGGCGTCGATAGGGCCGCGCGCATCGATGCGGCGCTTCTGGGGATGGGAGCGAATTTCCGCATTCCCGTCGTCCAGGTGACGGCTTTCGTGGCGGAACTCCTCGGTGCCGGCGGCATGTTCATCCGCAGCGGATCGGGCGCGCTTATGCTCGCCCATGTCGCCTGCGGCCGACTTGCCGGCTATTACGAGCCGCATATCAACGTCTGGGACTGCATGGCCGGCCTGCTGTTGATCCGCGAGGCAGGCGGCTGGACCGCGGACTACCCGGGCGAGGAGGGCTGGCTCGACGGCGGCCCGGTGATCGCCTGCGCGCCGCAGTTGCGCGATGCGCTGACCCGCCTGGTCGAGCGCAGCCTCGAACGCGCGAAAACGCTTGGATCCGACCAGGGGCAAGCGAGGGGAGACATCGACACTTACCAGGGCACAGGGGCGCCAGCGTAG
- a CDS encoding ABC transporter permease, giving the protein MDKVLPLPRLSPHVADKLWWLPRGILLGLLAFAIFGPLTNLLLWTVAEKWYFPHTLPLEYGFGSWQRVFSPRGNAVDSLTNSVVIAALTVCVALALAIPAGYALARLRLPLRGLILLAFLIPQAFPNLPVYVNVARAFYELGLNGTVPGVVLVHVTHGLVYAVWIATAAFSAVDAELEQAARSMGAGPFRAFFDITLPLAMPGLMASAIFVFLESLDEFTASYFVGAPDVNLLPLLLYTAGAGGNYQVASITALLLLIPSIGFMLVVERFLKADVLARVGH; this is encoded by the coding sequence ATGGACAAGGTCCTGCCGTTGCCGCGCCTTTCGCCGCATGTTGCGGATAAGCTTTGGTGGCTGCCGCGCGGCATCCTGCTCGGCCTGCTCGCGTTTGCAATCTTCGGTCCGCTGACCAACCTGCTGCTTTGGACCGTGGCAGAGAAGTGGTACTTCCCCCACACCCTGCCGCTCGAATACGGCTTCGGTTCCTGGCAGCGGGTGTTCTCGCCGCGCGGCAACGCGGTGGACTCGCTGACCAACTCGGTCGTCATCGCCGCGCTCACCGTCTGCGTCGCCCTGGCATTGGCGATTCCGGCCGGCTATGCGCTCGCCCGTCTCAGGCTGCCGCTGCGCGGGCTGATCCTGCTCGCCTTCCTGATTCCGCAGGCGTTTCCAAACCTGCCGGTCTACGTCAACGTTGCCCGCGCCTTCTACGAACTGGGCCTCAACGGAACGGTGCCCGGCGTCGTCCTGGTGCATGTCACCCACGGACTGGTCTATGCCGTGTGGATCGCGACGGCCGCCTTCTCGGCAGTCGACGCCGAACTCGAACAGGCGGCCCGCTCCATGGGCGCCGGGCCGTTCCGGGCCTTCTTCGACATTACGCTGCCGCTGGCCATGCCCGGACTGATGGCCAGTGCCATCTTCGTCTTCCTGGAAAGTCTCGACGAGTTCACGGCGAGCTATTTCGTCGGCGCGCCCGACGTCAATCTGCTGCCGTTGCTGCTCTACACCGCCGGTGCGGGCGGCAACTATCAGGTCGCCTCGATCACCGCGCTGTTGCTGCTCATACCCTCCATCGGGTTTATGCTTGTGGTCGAGCGATTCCTGAAAGCCGACGTGCTCGCCCGTGTCGGCCATTGA
- a CDS encoding FCD domain-containing protein yields the protein MIEAGGKRRYEEVAEALKRDMVEHGYRVGDRLKTERQISEEMGVSRSLVREAVIMLEIEGYVDVRKGSGIYVSRLPSGETAAPRGDIGPFELLQARQLLESSIAAFAATMVTKSDILRMREALEMERKAIEEGSDDYSGDELFHHLIAEATQNSVLVDMTDELWRKREESPMWARLHSRIFDAGYRGKWLDDHKVILNALQCRDPRAARQAMWQHLENVRQTLLELSDVDDPAFDGYLFDSGPVAAVGS from the coding sequence ATGATCGAGGCAGGCGGCAAGCGCCGCTACGAGGAGGTTGCCGAAGCCCTCAAGCGGGATATGGTCGAGCACGGCTACCGCGTCGGCGACAGGCTGAAGACCGAACGGCAGATCTCGGAGGAGATGGGCGTCAGCCGCTCGCTCGTGCGCGAGGCCGTGATCATGCTCGAGATCGAAGGTTACGTCGACGTGCGCAAGGGCTCGGGCATCTATGTCTCCCGCTTGCCGTCCGGCGAGACTGCCGCACCGCGCGGCGATATCGGTCCGTTCGAACTGCTTCAGGCCCGCCAGTTGCTGGAAAGCAGCATCGCGGCGTTTGCTGCGACCATGGTCACCAAGTCCGACATCCTGCGTATGCGCGAGGCGCTGGAGATGGAGCGCAAGGCGATCGAGGAGGGGTCGGACGACTATTCCGGCGACGAACTGTTTCATCACCTGATCGCCGAGGCGACGCAGAACAGCGTGCTGGTCGACATGACCGACGAACTGTGGCGCAAGCGCGAGGAGAGCCCGATGTGGGCCCGCCTGCACAGCCGCATCTTCGATGCCGGTTATCGCGGCAAATGGCTCGACGATCACAAGGTCATCCTCAACGCCCTGCAATGCCGAGATCCTCGGGCCGCCCGCCAGGCCATGTGGCAGCACCTGGAAAACGTGCGGCAGACGCTGCTCGAACTCTCCGACGTGGATGATCCGGCCTTCGACGGCTACCTGTTCGACAGCGGTCCGGTCGCCGCCGTGGGAAGCTGA
- a CDS encoding GntR family transcriptional regulator, giving the protein MIDATHGETVGDNAYRAIRNDIIFGRLKPSERLRLEPLRKRYNVSVTTLREILNRLTSDGFVIAEGQKGFEVAPVSDDDLKEIADLRILIESHALRRSFEQGDLDWEAQVVAAYHKLHVLERRMMAGETEAREDWKRCDWEFHRALISGCGSRFLLDTHGAVFDKYLRYQMLTLTFRGEKAAREHKLLLDAALTHDAETAADVLREHILGGVEHSLKYRGREAI; this is encoded by the coding sequence ATGATCGATGCAACGCACGGGGAGACGGTCGGCGACAATGCCTACCGCGCCATTCGCAACGATATCATTTTCGGGCGCCTCAAGCCCAGCGAACGCCTTCGGCTGGAGCCGCTACGCAAGCGCTACAACGTCAGCGTGACGACCCTGCGCGAGATCCTCAACCGCCTGACGTCGGACGGCTTCGTAATCGCCGAGGGACAGAAGGGCTTCGAGGTGGCGCCGGTCTCGGACGACGATCTCAAGGAGATCGCGGACCTCAGGATCCTGATCGAAAGCCATGCCCTGCGCCGGTCGTTCGAACAGGGCGATCTCGACTGGGAGGCACAGGTGGTTGCCGCTTATCACAAGCTGCATGTCCTCGAACGGCGGATGATGGCCGGCGAGACGGAGGCCCGGGAGGACTGGAAACGCTGCGACTGGGAGTTCCACCGCGCCCTGATCAGCGGCTGCGGATCGCGGTTCCTGCTCGACACCCACGGCGCCGTCTTCGACAAGTACCTGAGATATCAGATGCTGACCCTGACATTCCGCGGCGAAAAGGCGGCCCGGGAACACAAGCTGCTGCTCGACGCCGCCCTCACCCACGATGCGGAGACTGCGGCCGACGTGCTGCGCGAGCATATCCTCGGCGGCGTGGAGCACAGCCTGAAATATCGCGGCCGGGAGGCAATCTGA
- a CDS encoding ABC transporter ATP-binding protein, protein MDGPVFLSLTGIDVGYGRTSVLKGIDLAIDKGEFVALLGSSGCGKTTLLRTIAGFVRPTCGMVAVAGRDVTHAAPDKRGMALVFQSYALWPHMTVERNIGYGLKLKGLPRTEVVRRVREMEDLLGLSGLSQRKPDNLSGGQRQRVALGRALAVNPEILLLDEPLSNLDARIRLSVRHEIRALQQRLGITAVHVTHDREEAMVMADRIVILDGGRIVQQGAPQEIFNRPATAFVAAFMGAENEVRLTGRIEGDDWICESAAHCGAARMRLGGRRIGGGTVAARFRAEAAQLLAAADAPEPADDTLDLIGTVASVSYPGGHWRHAVCVADGEVQVDAPIALAPGTPVRVRVPGPAAFLFDTAPGGPAVSPRNFGPATQAGPKASGD, encoded by the coding sequence ATGGACGGACCAGTGTTTTTGAGCCTGACCGGGATCGACGTCGGCTATGGCCGCACCAGCGTTCTAAAGGGGATCGATCTGGCGATCGACAAGGGCGAGTTCGTCGCCCTCCTCGGCTCGTCCGGCTGCGGCAAGACGACCCTGCTGCGCACCATCGCCGGATTCGTCCGTCCGACCTGCGGCATGGTCGCCGTGGCCGGGCGCGACGTCACGCACGCCGCGCCCGACAAGCGCGGCATGGCCCTGGTGTTCCAGTCCTATGCGCTCTGGCCGCACATGACCGTTGAGCGCAACATCGGCTATGGCTTGAAGCTCAAGGGCTTGCCGCGGACCGAGGTCGTCCGCCGGGTGCGCGAGATGGAAGACCTGCTGGGATTGTCCGGCCTGTCGCAGCGCAAGCCGGACAACCTGTCCGGCGGCCAGCGCCAGCGCGTCGCCCTCGGTCGAGCGCTTGCCGTCAATCCGGAGATTCTGCTGCTCGACGAGCCTCTGTCGAATCTCGATGCCCGGATCCGCCTGAGCGTGCGCCACGAGATCCGTGCGCTGCAACAACGCCTCGGGATCACGGCCGTGCACGTCACCCATGACCGCGAGGAGGCCATGGTCATGGCCGACCGCATCGTCATTCTGGACGGTGGCCGGATCGTGCAGCAGGGCGCTCCCCAGGAGATTTTCAATCGGCCTGCGACGGCCTTCGTCGCCGCCTTCATGGGCGCGGAGAACGAGGTCCGCCTGACCGGTCGGATCGAGGGCGACGACTGGATCTGCGAGTCGGCCGCCCATTGCGGTGCGGCGCGCATGCGGCTGGGTGGTCGCCGGATCGGCGGCGGAACCGTCGCGGCGCGGTTTCGCGCCGAGGCGGCGCAACTTCTTGCTGCCGCCGATGCCCCGGAACCTGCCGACGACACGCTCGACCTGATCGGAACGGTCGCCAGCGTCAGCTATCCGGGCGGACACTGGCGTCATGCGGTGTGCGTCGCGGACGGCGAGGTCCAGGTCGACGCGCCGATCGCCCTTGCGCCCGGAACGCCTGTGCGCGTGCGCGTGCCTGGTCCCGCGGCCTTCCTGTTCGATACGGCGCCCGGCGGTCCCGCCGTGTCGCCCCGGAATTTCGGTCCGGCCACGCAGGCCGGTCCGAAAGCGTCAGGAGACTGA
- a CDS encoding ABC transporter permease, producing the protein MTQRLFALALVLPALAVIVMLFILPLMASVVGAFETTQGHSLANFGKAFELYWGDALYTVFIVSLSTVLIGLAAIAVAGYLTLGENPRAVAILRWLYRWPLFVPFIVVGQIMRTFLAKNGLMNNALAAAGVLDPLHAVSFLDWRGIVISFVWKQTPFVALLLAGAMASVDRGTLEAARNLGASRLRILAEILVPQVGKTLMVALVLSFVTMMSVLSVPLMVSAQSPTMLTADIAFRINAYRDYGVANALGLISLAITSCVAWLYLRHSLKEHA; encoded by the coding sequence ATGACCCAGCGTCTGTTTGCCCTTGCCCTCGTCCTGCCGGCCCTTGCCGTGATCGTGATGCTGTTCATCCTGCCGCTGATGGCTTCGGTGGTCGGCGCCTTCGAGACCACTCAGGGCCATTCGCTGGCAAATTTCGGCAAGGCCTTCGAACTCTATTGGGGCGACGCGCTCTACACGGTCTTCATCGTCTCCCTGTCGACCGTCCTGATCGGCCTCGCCGCCATCGCCGTTGCCGGCTATCTGACCCTCGGCGAGAACCCGCGTGCAGTCGCGATCCTGCGCTGGCTCTACCGCTGGCCGCTGTTCGTGCCGTTCATCGTCGTCGGCCAGATCATGCGGACCTTCCTCGCCAAGAACGGCCTGATGAACAACGCCCTGGCCGCCGCGGGCGTGCTCGACCCGCTGCATGCCGTTAGCTTCCTCGACTGGCGCGGCATCGTCATTTCCTTCGTCTGGAAGCAGACGCCCTTCGTCGCTCTGCTCCTGGCTGGCGCCATGGCGTCGGTCGACCGGGGCACGCTCGAGGCCGCGCGTAACCTCGGCGCCTCGCGCCTGCGCATCCTGGCCGAGATCCTGGTTCCGCAGGTCGGCAAGACGCTGATGGTCGCCCTGGTGCTCAGCTTCGTGACCATGATGTCGGTGCTCTCCGTACCGCTGATGGTCAGCGCCCAGTCGCCGACCATGCTCACGGCCGACATCGCCTTCCGCATCAACGCCTATCGCGACTACGGCGTCGCCAACGCACTCGGCCTCATCTCGCTGGCGATCACTTCTTGCGTCGCCTGGCTCTACCTGCGCCACAGCCTGAAGGAGCACGCCTGA
- a CDS encoding SDR family NAD(P)-dependent oxidoreductase, protein MTAAADCPEPASFDPGGVAVVVGASGALGGALADQLNQDACFAQVVGLSRRSDPPLDLIREDTIAAAVRHVADLGLPLRLVVDATGFLHDEAFLPEKSWRQIDPVHMAHTFAINAIGPALLMKHFLPLLPATGKSVFATLSARVGSIADNRLGGWHGYRASKAALNQIVRTCAIELRRTRPQAICVALHPGTVESSLSAPFTKSGLVVRPPTEAASDLLRTVSGLMPECSGGFYDYAGAPVPW, encoded by the coding sequence ATGACAGCGGCAGCGGATTGCCCCGAACCGGCGTCCTTCGATCCGGGCGGGGTGGCGGTAGTCGTCGGCGCCTCCGGAGCCCTGGGTGGCGCGCTGGCGGACCAACTGAACCAGGACGCATGCTTCGCCCAGGTCGTCGGCCTGTCGCGCCGCAGCGATCCGCCCCTCGACCTGATCCGCGAGGACACCATCGCTGCGGCGGTCCGCCATGTCGCCGATCTCGGCCTGCCGCTGCGCCTCGTCGTCGACGCCACCGGCTTCCTGCACGACGAGGCCTTCCTGCCGGAAAAGAGCTGGCGTCAGATCGACCCCGTTCACATGGCCCATACCTTCGCCATCAACGCGATCGGGCCGGCCCTGCTCATGAAGCATTTCCTGCCGCTCCTGCCGGCGACCGGCAAGTCCGTCTTCGCGACCCTGTCCGCGCGCGTCGGCAGCATCGCCGACAACCGCCTGGGCGGATGGCACGGCTATCGCGCGTCCAAGGCCGCGCTCAACCAGATCGTCCGCACCTGCGCGATCGAACTTCGGCGGACGCGTCCGCAGGCCATCTGCGTCGCGCTGCATCCCGGCACGGTCGAAAGCTCGCTGTCCGCTCCCTTTACCAAGAGCGGTCTTGTCGTCCGGCCGCCGACCGAGGCGGCGTCGGACCTTCTTAGGACCGTCTCCGGACTCATGCCGGAGTGTTCGGGAGGCTTCTACGACTACGCTGGCGCCCCTGTGCCCTGGTAA